ccagtattctggcctgggagaatctggcctggcaggctacagtccatagggtcacaaagaatcggagatgactgagcttgggggtgggggtggggaattgGGGTCACCCTGTGCCCCAGCCCCCCAGGACTGGTCTGGCAGCCAGCGtctgcctcctgcccccacctgcACATGTTGCAGAATCCTCTGAGCGCACCAGTCCCCCAGCTCCGCAGAGATGCCTGCCAGCTCCTCGTCCGCCTCCCCAAGCTGCTCCACCAGGTTGAGCAGCATCATGGGCACCGCCATGGACTCTGAGGCTGGGGCCCCAGGGAGCTGGGGCCGGCCCAGCCCAGAGGGGTCCTCCCGCACCCAGCTCACGATCTGATCCATCATCTCCATGGCTTCGTTCTGGGGGTGGGGTGATGAGGGGAGACCCAGGCTGAGGCTGCACCCCATCCAGTCTGGTCTGCCCAGGTCCCTTGGGCTGAGCTCCTAGGACACTTGGAGCCTGGCCCCAGGCTGGGTGCTAGGGCTCCCGGGCTGGGGGCTGCAGACCATGCCCAGGCAGTGAGGTCAGCTTTGAAAGATTAGGGGGCCCGGGAGGAGCACCCTCCCAGCCAGGGCAGGGCTGGTCCCTCTGAGCAGGACCCTGCAGAGccggggtggaggggggtgggaagTTGATCCTCCCAGGGTCCCCCACCTCTTGTTTGTTGAAAAGCGTTAGCCTCCTAGGCCTTTCCAAGTTCCAAGGAGCACATTTAATCAAAGAAGTgaggaaatgcagaaacaaaggaaagctgATAAGCAAGACAAAACAATAAGTTTAGACTAAAGTCTTCCCCAAGAGCCATAAATAAAATCCTGAGTTGTATCCTCGAGCTGTTTTGCACATAACTAAAACACCCACCAGGGGGAAGAACTTAAGTACATGCTGCCCACTGGCACATAGAGCCCAGACCATTGGAACCAGAAAGTGGATCAAGTAACTCCCTCCTGGTTATctcaccaccagccaatcagaagaatgttccTAAGCCCTGCGACCTCCTCCTTGATTTTGCCCTAAACCCTTCTCTGAAAGGTGTTTTGAGCAGGACCTACCCTGTCCCTTAGGAATAAATGCTGCACTTTCCTTCCCCACCACCTGGTGTCAGTGGATTGCCTTCACTGCACATGGGCCCAAGTCTGGTTTGGTAACACCTCTGTgcccatcctaaagaagatcagtcctgaatattcattagaaggactgatcctgaagctgaaactccagtacttttggccacctgatgtgaagaactgactcattggaaaagactgatgctgggagggattggaagcaggaggagaaggggacgacagaggatgagacggctggatggcatcatgacttgatggacgtgagtctgaatgaactctgggagttggtgatggacagggaggcctggcgtgctgcgattcatggggtcgcaaagagtcggacatgactgagtgactgaactgaactgaacggtgcCCAGGGCCCCTTTGGGGGTTGTTGGGGGAGGGCCTCTGGGGGAGGGAGGACACACAGTGACAATAACAGCAATAACAGTGGGTGTGACTGGCAGCCCCAGGCCCTGCGGGCCCAgagaaaggactgatgttaaggACAGATCTGGCCCGCACCCAAGCGCCAGGAGCCAGCGAAGGTGAGGGCACGGAGATGTACAGCGTGCCCAACCTCCCCCGCACCTGGTACCGTGCATCCCCGGTCACCCTCCACAGCTCGTTCATGGCCATGGTGTAAAAACACTCGCTGAAGATGGTCCGCTGCACCTTGACTGGGCGGCCGTCCCTGGTCAGCACAAAGGCACACTTCTTTGCAGGAGGTGCCACTTGGGCATAACGCAGCAAAAACTCGCCACCTAGTGGTCAGGAAGGTGTCACGCTGGAAGGCGCGTTGGGGGTGCCCCAGCCAGCGCCTTCCTCCCCATCGGTGGGCACCCAGCGTCCTTGGGGGGCTTCCATAGCCGGCTGGCAAGCAGGCAACTGGGAGCACCACGCGGCTGCCGGGATCACCGGGAGTGGCCTCTGGGGAGAccgggaaggggagggagggcacCTGCTTTAGCTGCATTCAAAAGCTCCGGGCGGCGGAAGCGCTCAAACTGGCGGTACAAGCGACAGTACATCCACacctgggtggggggcgggggagcggAGGGGGTCATGGCTCAAGTAGGGAGCCGCCGTCCTCAGGGCCTTGGGAAGGAGGGCGGTGAGCCCGCGATCCCTGCCCGGTGTGCGAACTCAGGCAGGACCCAGCGCGCCGGTTCCAGTCCCGGGCGCCCCCGGGCACGCCTAGTCCGTACCTGCCTCCCCTGCAGCCAGACGTACTTGAGGTCATCGTACACCTGCCCGTCGCGGCCAAGGCACGTGAAGAAGCCCCTGCGGGACACGCTGGCGTTAGCCGAGTTtgcggggtcgggggtggggggggtgaagGGGAATGGGGGCAGAGACGGcgccccacagatggcagccagcCCAGAGTGAGGTGCGGGGGCTCCAGAGGAGAGAAGAACCCAGTCCAAGGCCCCCAGAAGGGCGAGGCGCGCACCCCTGCTCCTGGTCGTGGGAATGATCCAGCCAGAAAGCCACCACGCGATCCAGCTCGCGCGCCACGCGATCCTTCCAGGCCCGCAGCGTCTCTTGTTCCTTCTCCATGTCCTGTGGAGAGAGACTTGGAGACACGGCTCCCCCAGAGGCCATGCCGTCTTCTCGGGTGCCCGTCCCGTCGGTGGACTCCCCGGGGCCGCAAGTCACCCCAGGCTCGAGTAGCCCCCTAGGGCTGCCTGACTCGGAGCCTCAGGAAGCCCCCCCACGCCCCCCGGGGCAGGTCTGCCCTCCTGACCAAGATGGGCCCCCGGACTTAACTCCCCGTTCCCGCCCCCCATCCTGGACGGCCTCCTCCAGGACAACACCGACCATCCCCATCCCACACCCCTGCCCGGGCCGCCGAGCACTGGCCTGCCACACTCGGAGACCCCGGCTCATCACTCCCTGTCTTCCAGGAAGCCACACAGAGCGGAGTGCTGTCGCGTGACTGTCACTCAGCTGACCCAGCCTAGCACCACCCACCTCTACCCTCCAGGTTCCGCCCGGCCCGGGGCCGAGCCCGCAGCGGGGGCGGGGCTTGGCTGGCTCACCGCCACGCCCACCCTAAGGCCACGCCCCCAGGcggaccccacccccaccccggcagGGAGGCTGAGGACTCTGGAGCTCCTCTGCTGGGCACCCTCCGTTCAATGCCCTCCTGGTGGGAAGTGCTGGGTGAGTTGGCAGGACGTTCTGGGATTGGGGTGGAAGGGGGGAGGAAAGAGGGAACTCAGGGCCATCTTCCCTCCTCCAGCCACGTCTCCCTGCCTGAGGGTGGCCCCCCAGGGCAAGGAAGGGTAGGGCAGGGCATGAGCCCAGGTGTCCAGGAGAagaaaaagtgacagtgaagttgcttctgactcttggggaccccatgaactgtagcccgccaggctcctacgtccatgggaatctccaggccagaacagttggagtgggttgccactcccttctccaggggattctccaggccagaacactggagtgggttgccattcccttctccaggggatcttcccaacccagggatcgaatctgggtctccagcatcgcaggcagactctttaccatctgaaccaccagggaagtccaagagaagAGACAGCTGGAAATGGCTGAATGCTGAGGCCCCGATGACCTATGACTCCACAGGGTGGGCAAGTCCTCTCTCTGTGGAATCTGCTCCACAGCCCCTGACCTCTTCACCCCAGAGATGCCACTCAACAGTCAGGTGGGAACCGTGCAAGTGAAGAGCAGGGTCCTCAGAGCCGGAGTTCTCCAGGTCTTCCAGCACCCGGTCTGCCTCTCTGGACTGTCCGATTACGTTGGGTGCTCCGAAGAAGGCGGGTCAAACTTCCTCCTCTTGACCAGCCAATGGAAGAATTATGTGGAAGGGCCGTTTCCGGGACCCTAGGCTCCCATGGGGGCTTGGGAAAGCTTGGGCTTCAGAGGGGTGTGCCCTGTTTGCCGAAGATGTAACTGGGCCTCTGCCTCATCCGTGCAGCCCAGGGTCAGGAGCCTGGCGCACCGTGTGCTTGTCCCGACAAGACCATGGGCGCCCTGCAGGTAAGTGCACCCTGCGGCCGCTGTGTACCCCCATATGACCTCATGCTTGGGGGGGCGGTCCCGGCTGGGGGCCCGGCTGGCTTGGTATCAGCCGCCCAGCTGAAGATGCCTGTCATTATTCCTGGCGTGTCCCTTCCACCCAGCCTTCCCCTGCCTTCCTGTAACATGCCTAGCCAAGGATGAGCCTCGCTCCAGGGAAGgttctgaggttcctgcctcagaCATGGCCATCGAGTTATGGGCCAACCCTGAGGTGAAAGCGGGCGGTGCTCCTCACTCCATGACTTCTCTCCGGAGTCCCTCAGGTGGACTCTACCCTACAGTTGGCCCACGTCCTCCCACCCCTGGACATTGTCCCCCCTGCTGTAGCCTGAAGGACATGTGCCCACTGCTCTCCCTGGGCCTctgcccaccaccaccacccccccacggGCCCCCCAGAGGCATGAGGTGCCTGGGCTCTGAGTCAGGTCAGAGTTGGCATGGCGAGGGACCGACAGGACCCCATGTTCACAAGACTCCATGATTCCAACAGAGAGGagaccagggacagaggagcatgtgCTGGGGTGAGGTGCCATGGTGTGCCCTGAGTGGAGAGGTGCAGGAGTTAATAGTCAGCCGCCTGTTGCTCTAAGTCATGAGAAAAACCCCATgggcaaagaataaaatatagcAATACAGCATAACCCAAATAAAAGTACATCGGGTTGATGAGTTGGGGTCGTCATGCCCTGCTAAGCTAAGGAAAAACATAGTGTGGACCTTGGAATGCTGGGTCAGCACAAGTTCAGAAGGCTGCTTGTGCACACACCAAGATGTTTTCCCGAAGCATATGCGTGTCTGTGGCCTCCAACTAGGTGATACCCCTTGTACAAGAAAATAACAGAGATAGTTTAAGGTAATCAATAAAATGGGAGACGTGAccagggacacaggaggctgACTTCATCAGAGCACAACAGATAATTCCTGTTTGCCAAGACACTAAATAAACGTGATGTGGCTCTGAGGAACAGGGCGCTTGATCTGAGGTCTTGAGTCCCCCAGTCCCATCTTTAAAACTTGAATTCTGTCTGTAGTTTTTTTTCCCAAACTGCGTCGACCACTTTCCATCCCTACCTGCTGGATTTTGGTACCAGAGGAGTGTCCGAGCCCCATCCGTGTAGCGGGGCAGTACCCTCACTGGTCCTCTCTGTATTGTCTGGCACCAAGGTAGCCAGGCACCCTGGCCACCCCACTTGGCTTTTTTGGCCCTTTGTCCTGGTTGGCACTGAGGACTGATACTGCTTGCCTGCCCCTGGCTACACCACCATCTTAGCCTTGGCACCGCAACCCGACAGTGTGATTGTTTAGTTGGGGACCCTGGCCCATGTGCACAAACAGCCAGGCCAGGAGTTATTCCAGCAGCTCCCCCTGACCACAGGTGTGTCCCTCCAGTGATGCTGGTCTGTCCTAGGGGCTGTGAGCTCTCGGTCCAAGGAGCGTGGTGGTTGTCCCCTGTCCTCTAatgagggagaggagggaggtgaCATGACCTCCACAGAGTCAGCAGCAGCTGTCCAGTGAGCCCCTTTGGCCTGTGACCTGCATTCCGGCTGCCATTGTGGTATCTTCCAGGGGGAATCCAG
This DNA window, taken from Bubalus kerabau isolate K-KA32 ecotype Philippines breed swamp buffalo chromosome X, PCC_UOA_SB_1v2, whole genome shotgun sequence, encodes the following:
- the RENBP gene encoding N-acylglucosamine 2-epimerase isoform X1 → MSRGLRVWQDMEKEQETLRAWKDRVARELDRVVAFWLDHSHDQEQGGFFTCLGRDGQVYDDLKYVWLQGRQVWMYCRLYRQFERFRRPELLNAAKAGGEFLLRYAQVAPPAKKCAFVLTRDGRPVKVQRTIFSECFYTMAMNELWRVTGDARYQNEAMEMMDQIVSWVREDPSGLGRPQLPGAPASESMAVPMMLLNLVEQLGEADEELAGISAELGDWCAQRILQHVQRGGQAVLENVSEDGEELSGCLGRHQNPGHALEAGWFLLRYAIQRGDAKLRAHVIDKFLLLPFHSGWDPEHGGLFYFQDADGLCPTQLEWAMKLWWPHSEAMIAFLMGYSETGDPALLRIFYQVAEYTFHRFRDPEYGEWFGYLNRDGKVALTIKGGPFKGCFHVPRCLAMCEEMLNSLLSRLAPASALSTRSPPAGPARPGAE
- the RENBP gene encoding N-acylglucosamine 2-epimerase isoform X2 produces the protein MEKEQETLRAWKDRVARELDRVVAFWLDHSHDQEQGGFFTCLGRDGQVYDDLKYVWLQGRQVWMYCRLYRQFERFRRPELLNAAKAGGEFLLRYAQVAPPAKKCAFVLTRDGRPVKVQRTIFSECFYTMAMNELWRVTGDARYQNEAMEMMDQIVSWVREDPSGLGRPQLPGAPASESMAVPMMLLNLVEQLGEADEELAGISAELGDWCAQRILQHVQRGGQAVLENVSEDGEELSGCLGRHQNPGHALEAGWFLLRYAIQRGDAKLRAHVIDKFLLLPFHSGWDPEHGGLFYFQDADGLCPTQLEWAMKLWWPHSEAMIAFLMGYSETGDPALLRIFYQVAEYTFHRFRDPEYGEWFGYLNRDGKVALTIKGGPFKGCFHVPRCLAMCEEMLNSLLSRLAPASALSTRSPPAGPARPGAE